One stretch of Candidatus Poribacteria bacterium DNA includes these proteins:
- a CDS encoding SLBB domain-containing protein, which yields MNILPLRGHLLSDIRRYLKRTLSKFALFLLIIQIGSPVSLFAEDSPPDNPTTHTETTPKAQNPSEQLSTYRLQIGDSFVVTVDGYPEYSMDRIPVPIQQDGYVSYPLIGLIKVTGLTVSELQAEMQSAFSAQLPTARVFVTLMEPKRTILVFGAVTMRGRGNLHVFEVGQVYLLQALASADIIYETADLKNIYIWRDGKLHQKVDYLQLIDDGGPDIPLEDHDTIFVPSIYQQRSVRVIGAVTSPGVYRITVPEVPAIQVLNLAGGSRSEFADLNNAEIITSEARILVDLSEEDTTVMLSPGDTLYIPLADAKISVTGAVKKPGQYVITEPVPLREAIVMAGGFDETRANPKKCILTRADGTEEEINFDLVQSEIYLHPKDQFRVRERLRLDWRIITSTISFVNLLFNILAR from the coding sequence ATGAACATACTTCCTTTACGCGGGCATCTTTTGAGTGACATTCGCAGGTATCTAAAACGGACTCTTAGCAAGTTCGCTCTGTTTCTGCTAATTATACAAATTGGTTCCCCTGTGTCGCTTTTTGCGGAAGACTCTCCTCCCGATAACCCTACTACTCATACAGAAACGACACCCAAAGCTCAAAATCCTTCAGAGCAATTGTCCACATACAGATTGCAGATCGGGGATAGTTTTGTCGTTACCGTTGATGGCTATCCGGAATATAGTATGGACAGGATTCCAGTGCCAATTCAACAAGACGGTTATGTTTCCTATCCGCTTATTGGACTCATCAAGGTGACGGGTCTCACTGTTTCCGAGCTTCAAGCCGAGATGCAGTCTGCTTTTTCAGCACAACTTCCGACGGCGCGTGTGTTTGTGACCCTCATGGAACCGAAGCGTACGATTCTCGTTTTCGGCGCGGTTACGATGCGTGGTCGAGGAAATCTGCATGTCTTTGAAGTCGGACAAGTTTATCTGCTCCAAGCGTTGGCATCGGCAGACATCATCTATGAAACCGCCGATCTCAAGAACATTTATATCTGGCGTGATGGGAAGCTTCACCAAAAGGTTGATTATCTCCAACTGATTGACGATGGCGGTCCCGATATTCCTTTAGAAGATCACGATACTATCTTTGTTCCTTCCATTTATCAACAGCGGTCTGTGCGCGTTATAGGTGCCGTGACCTCCCCGGGTGTCTATCGTATAACAGTCCCGGAAGTACCAGCGATTCAGGTGCTGAATCTCGCTGGCGGGTCGAGATCGGAGTTTGCGGATCTGAACAACGCAGAAATCATCACCAGTGAAGCACGGATTTTGGTGGATCTGTCTGAAGAAGATACCACTGTTATGTTATCCCCTGGGGATACGTTGTACATCCCGCTTGCCGATGCGAAAATAAGTGTTACGGGAGCAGTGAAGAAACCGGGGCAATACGTGATTACTGAACCCGTGCCTTTAAGAGAGGCTATCGTCATGGCGGGTGGGTTTGACGAAACCAGAGCGAATCCGAAAAAATGCATTTTAACGCGGGCGGATGGAACAGAAGAGGAGATAAACTTCGACCTCGTGCAGTCGGAGATTTATCTACACCCGAAAGATCAATTCCGAGTCCGTGAACGGCTCCGTTTAGATTGGCGAATCATTACATCTACTATATCATTTGTGAACCTACTTTTTAACATTTTGGCAAGATAG